In the genome of Pseudomonas sp. B33.4, the window GGCCAGGTGCTGGATCGCGCCGGAGATACCGACGGCGATGTACAGCTGTGGCGCAACGATCTTGCCGGTCTGACCCACCTGCATATCGTTCGGTACGAAACCAGCGTCGACCGCGGCGCGCGATGCACCCACAGCAGCGCCCAGCTTGTCGGCCAGAGCGTACAGGTGTTTGAAGTTGTCGCCGTTCTGCATGCCGCGGCCGCCGGAAACGACGATCTTGGCAGCGGTCAGCTCTGGACGGTCGGACTTGGCCAGCTCTTCACCAACGAAGCTCGAGGTGCCAGCGTCGTGCGCAGCGCCAACAGCTTCAACAGCAGCCGAACCACCTTCAGCAGCAACCGGGTCGAAACCGGTGGCACGCACGGTGATCACTTTGATTGGCGCGGTCGACTGTACGGTTGCGATGGCGTTACCGGCGTAGATCGGACGCTTGAAAGTGTCAGCGCTTTCGACCGAGATGATCTCGGAGATCTGGTCAACGTCCAGCTGAGCGGCAACGCGCGGCAGGATGTTTTTGCCGTTGGAAGTGGCGGCAGCCAGGATGTGGCTGTAGCCAGCGCCCAGCTCTGCAACCAGCGGAGCAACGTTTTCCGGCAGCTGATGCGCGTAAGCGGCATTGTCAGCGTTGAGAACTTTGCTCACGCCAGCGATTTTCGCAGCGGCTTCAGCCACGGCGCCAGCGCCCTGACCTGCAACCAGAACGTGGATGTCGCCGCCGATTTTGGCCGCAGCAGCCACGGTGTTCAGTGTGGCCGGGGCCAGCACTTTGTTGTCGTGTTCAGCGATTACCAAGATAGTCATGATTAGATTACCTTCGCTTCGTTTTTCAGTTTCTCGACCAGTTCAGCCACCGACTTGACCTTGATGCCAGCGCTGCGTGCAGCCGGCGCTTCGACTTTCAGGGTCTTGTTGGTGGAGGCGGTGGAAACGCCCAAAGCGTCCGGAGTCAGCACTTCAAGAGGCTTCTTCTTGGCTTTCATGATGTTTGGCAGAGACGCATAGCGCGGCTCATTCAAACGCAGGTCGGTGGTGACGATTGCCGGCAGTTTCAGCGAAACAGTCTGCGCGCCGCCGTCGATTTCGCGAGTCACGGCAACGCTGTCGCCAGAGACTTCGACTTTCGAGGCGAACGTGCCCTGACCGTAGCCGCTCAGTGCCGCGAGCATCTGGCCGGTCTGGTTGTTGTCGCTGTCGATGGCCTGTTTGCCGAGGATCACCAGCTGCGGCTGTTCCTTGTCGACCACAGCCTTGAGCAGCTTGGCCACGGCGAGCGAGGTCAGATCTTCAGCGGATTCGACGAGGATGGCACGGTCGGCACCCAGAGCCAGTGCGGTACGCAGTTGCTCCTGAGCGGTGGTCGGGCCGATGGAGACGACGACGATTTCAGTCGCAACACCTTTCTCTTTCAGGCGTACGGCTTCTTCCACTGCGATTTCGCAGAACGGGTTCATCGACATCTTGACGTTGGCGAGATCGACGCCGGAATTGTCCGCCTTGACGCGAACCTTGACGTTGTAATCCACAACGCGTTTGACAGCTACAAGAACCTTCATGGATTCCTCGTTACTCTCCGGTGAAAAGAAAGTCGCCTAGGCGAACCTGGCGGTTGATGCTCATCAGGCTAAAAGGGCACCTCTAAAAACGCCGACTCGGGTGTCAGGTCGCTACACGCTGTGGGGACCTGCGACCGTTCGTCAGGGGTGACCGACGGGTCATTGATCTTCACGCGGTGTAAACTGCGCGCCAGACTGCGCTGCGCATCACCTTCTACTGCCTGTGCCCTGTCTTTAGACGTGCTCTTGAAACCGCCAGTCTGCCTACGACGAGCGCAAAACCGCCCGTATCTTGACCGGAACGCCTATTCCGGTCAATACAGCAAAATGACCATTCATAAGCCGCGCTTCTTTGATTTCTCTGGGCTGGAGCCAATTCAAACAAACGTTTGTATTGGACGCTAGGAGTGGTGTAGATATAATGCGCCGCCTAGAGAGAAAGGTCAGTTCTCCAATATTCCCCTTGACGTTAACGTAAAGGAATAGCGGATGCGACATCAAACCTCCAAATTAGAAAAAAAACTGTTGAGCCTTGAGTAGGAGATAGCCTGTGGAACGCGAATACATGGAATTCGACGTGGTCATCGTCGGTGCCGGCCCCGCTGGCCTGTCCGCCGCCTGCCGTCTGAAGCAGAAGGCCGCCGAAGCCGGTAAGGAAATCAGCGTCTGCGTGGTCGAAAAAGGCTCCGAAGTCGGCGCACACATCCTGTCCGGTGCCGTGTTCGAACCACGCGCTCTGAACGAATTGTTCCCGGACTGGAAAGAACTCGGCGCCCCGCTGAACACGCCAGTCACCCGCGACGATATTTTCGTGCTGAAAAACGCCGAAAACGCGCAGAAAATTCCAGACCTCTTTGTGCCCAAGACCATGCACAACGAAGGCAACTACATCATCTCCCTCGGCAACCTGTGCCGCTGGCTGGCCCAACAGGCGGAGAACCTCGGCGTAGAAATCTACCCAGGCTTCGCCGCTCAGGAAGCGCTGATCGACGAACAAGGCGTGGTTCGCGGGATCATCACCGGTGATCTCGGCGTCGACCGTGAAGGCAATCCGAAAGAAGGCCTGTACACCCCGGGCATGGAGCTGCGAGGCAAATACACGCTGTTCGCCGAAGGCTGCCGTGGCCACATTGGTAAGCAATTGATCAAGCGCTACAACCTCGACAGCGATGCCGACGCCCAGCACTACGGCATCGGCCTGAAAGAAATCTGGGAAATCGACCCGGCCAAACACCAGCCAGGTTTGGTCGTCCACACCGCCGGCTGGCCGCTGGACATCATGGGCACCGAAAACACCGGTGGTTCGTTCCTCTATCACCTGGAAAACAACCAGGTGGTGGTCGGTCTGATCGTCGACCTGTCCTACAGCAACACCTACCTGTCGCCGTTCGACGAGTTTCAGCGCCTCAAGCATCACCCGGTGCTGGCTCAGTACCTTGAAGGCGGCAAGCGCATCAGCTACGGCGCTCGCGCGATCTGCAAAGGTGGCCTGAACTCGCTGCCGAAAATGGTCTTCAAGGGCGGCGCGCTGATCGGTTGCGATCTCGGCACCCTGAACTTCGCCAAGATCAAAGGCAGCCACACCGCGATGAAGTCGGGCATGCTCGCCGCTGAATCGGTGGCTGATGCATTGTTCGCGGAAAAGGACGGCACTGAAGAACTGACCACTTATGTGGACGCGTTCAAGAAGAGCTGGCTCTACGACGAACTGTTCGCCAGCCGCAACTTCGGCCCGGCGATCCACAAGTTCGGCGCCATCGTTGGCGGCGGTTTCAACTGGCTGGATCAGAACATCTTCGGCGGCAAACTGCCGTTCACCCTGCACGACACCAAGCCGGATTACGCTTGCCTCAAGCTCGCGGCCGACTGCAAGAAGATCGACTATCCGAAGCCGGACGGCAAACTCAGCTTCGACAAACTCAGCTCGGTGTTCATCTCCGGTACCAACCATGAAGAAGAACAGCCGTGCCACCTGAAGCTGACCGACCCGAGCATCCCGATCAGCAAGAACCTGCCGCTATACGACGAGCCGGCGCAGCGCTACTGCCCGGCCGGCGTGTACGAAGTGATCACCAAGGAAGACGGCGAGAAGCGCTTCCAGATCAATGCCCAAAACTGCGTGCACTGCAAGACCTGTGACATCAAGGACCCTTCGCAGAACATCACCTGGGTCACGCCGGAAGGCGCTGGCGGCCCGACTTATCCGAACATGTAAGTCGAACCGCTGAACAACAAGGCTCCTGAATCGGGGCCTTTTTGTTGCCCAAAATTCCTCTAACACCACAAAACAACTGTAGGAGTGAGCCTGCTCGCGATAGCGGTGTGTCATTCGACATCATCGTCATAGACACACCGCTATCGCGAGCAGGCTCACTCCTACAGGGGATCTGTGCAGGCTCAGGCAGCGCGCTCGTCACCCGGGCTGCGTTCGAAGTAGCGCTTGTATTCGCGACTGAACTGCGACGTGCTCTGATACCCCACCCGATGCGCCACCTGCGCCACACCCAGGCCTTCGGCGACCAACAACGTCTGCGCCTTCAACAAGCGCAAACGCTTCAAATACTGCACCGGCGACAACAACGTGCTGCGCTTGAAATGCTCATGAAACGTCGACACGCTCATGTTCGCGCAACCGGCCAGGGTCTCGACATTCAACGGCTCGGTGTAATGCGCATGCAGATGACTGATCGACGCCGCCACCCGGGCGAACTGCCCTTGCTGCTCAACCAGTGCCCGCAACACGTCGGCCTGCGGCCCACGCAACGCCACGAACAACAACTCACGCACCCGCGCCGGCCCGAGAATCTGGCATTCCAGCGGATCGTGCAGGCAACTGAGCAAACGTTCGACACAGCCACGCATGTCATCGTCGAGCACCACCGAGGTCATCGACTCCGGTGTCTGTGCCGGAATATGCCGACCTGGCGCCAGCCCCATGGCCAGCACCAGCTCACCAAGCAATACCCGATCAATCGCCACGGACACCCCGAGCAACGGCGCATCCGGCAAGGCAAACGTCTCGCATTCGAACGGCACCGGCAGCGCCTGAATCAGGTAATGCCCGGCACCGTATTCCATGGTGCGCGGCCCGAGAAACGCCAGTTTGCTGCCCTGGGCGATGATCATCAGGCTCGGCTCATAGATGTGCGGGCCACGGGCGACGTCGCAACTGGCGCGCAACACTTGCACACCGGGCAACCCGGTCGGGGAATAACCGTCGCGCAGCGCCAGCGGTTCGATCAGCGAAACCAGCCGGGCATTGGCATCAAGATGACGGGTCAATTGCATCGAATTGCTCTTCACAAAAAATCACGGAAAAAGGGGATGAAAACATCATCGCAGATCCTTTTGCCAATGCGACCGATCAAACCCGCATGCCGGAGGATTAGGCATGAGACCCGGAGGAATCGTCATGGCCGGACCGACAGTCGGCGCCCAGAATGCGCCGCCTCACTTGTTCCTGCTTTTGCGAGGTTTCACATGTACACCGCCATCGGTTATGCCGCCCAATCGGCCACCACGCCCCTCGCCCCGATGAAATTCGAACGTCGCAGCCCGCGCGCCGACGACGTGGCGATCGAAATTCTCTACTGCGGCGTCTGCCACTCCGACATCCACCAGGCGCGCAACGAATGGGGCATCGCCGTTTACCCGTTGATGCCCGGCCACGAGATCGTCGGAAAAGTCACCGCGATCGGTGCGAATGTCACTCAGCACAAAGTCGGCGATCTGGTCGGTATCGGCTGCATGGTCGACTCTTGCCGCACCTGTGAAGCCTGCCAGTCGAACCTTGAGCAATATTGCCTCGAAGGCCCGACCATGACCTACGCCACTCCGGACCGGGTCGATGGCAGCAACACCATGGGCGGTTACTCGGACAGCATCGTCGTCAGCGAGCATTTCGTCGTACGCATTCCGGAAAAACTCGCATTGGCCAGCGCCGCGCCAATCCTC includes:
- a CDS encoding electron transfer flavoprotein subunit alpha/FixB family protein yields the protein MTILVIAEHDNKVLAPATLNTVAAAAKIGGDIHVLVAGQGAGAVAEAAAKIAGVSKVLNADNAAYAHQLPENVAPLVAELGAGYSHILAAATSNGKNILPRVAAQLDVDQISEIISVESADTFKRPIYAGNAIATVQSTAPIKVITVRATGFDPVAAEGGSAAVEAVGAAHDAGTSSFVGEELAKSDRPELTAAKIVVSGGRGMQNGDNFKHLYALADKLGAAVGASRAAVDAGFVPNDMQVGQTGKIVAPQLYIAVGISGAIQHLAGMKDSKVIVAINKDEEAPIFQVADYGLVADLFEAVPELEKLV
- a CDS encoding electron transfer flavoprotein subunit beta/FixA family protein, yielding MKVLVAVKRVVDYNVKVRVKADNSGVDLANVKMSMNPFCEIAVEEAVRLKEKGVATEIVVVSIGPTTAQEQLRTALALGADRAILVESAEDLTSLAVAKLLKAVVDKEQPQLVILGKQAIDSDNNQTGQMLAALSGYGQGTFASKVEVSGDSVAVTREIDGGAQTVSLKLPAIVTTDLRLNEPRYASLPNIMKAKKKPLEVLTPDALGVSTASTNKTLKVEAPAARSAGIKVKSVAELVEKLKNEAKVI
- a CDS encoding electron transfer flavoprotein-ubiquinone oxidoreductase produces the protein MEREYMEFDVVIVGAGPAGLSAACRLKQKAAEAGKEISVCVVEKGSEVGAHILSGAVFEPRALNELFPDWKELGAPLNTPVTRDDIFVLKNAENAQKIPDLFVPKTMHNEGNYIISLGNLCRWLAQQAENLGVEIYPGFAAQEALIDEQGVVRGIITGDLGVDREGNPKEGLYTPGMELRGKYTLFAEGCRGHIGKQLIKRYNLDSDADAQHYGIGLKEIWEIDPAKHQPGLVVHTAGWPLDIMGTENTGGSFLYHLENNQVVVGLIVDLSYSNTYLSPFDEFQRLKHHPVLAQYLEGGKRISYGARAICKGGLNSLPKMVFKGGALIGCDLGTLNFAKIKGSHTAMKSGMLAAESVADALFAEKDGTEELTTYVDAFKKSWLYDELFASRNFGPAIHKFGAIVGGGFNWLDQNIFGGKLPFTLHDTKPDYACLKLAADCKKIDYPKPDGKLSFDKLSSVFISGTNHEEEQPCHLKLTDPSIPISKNLPLYDEPAQRYCPAGVYEVITKEDGEKRFQINAQNCVHCKTCDIKDPSQNITWVTPEGAGGPTYPNM
- a CDS encoding AraC family transcriptional regulator, coding for MQLTRHLDANARLVSLIEPLALRDGYSPTGLPGVQVLRASCDVARGPHIYEPSLMIIAQGSKLAFLGPRTMEYGAGHYLIQALPVPFECETFALPDAPLLGVSVAIDRVLLGELVLAMGLAPGRHIPAQTPESMTSVVLDDDMRGCVERLLSCLHDPLECQILGPARVRELLFVALRGPQADVLRALVEQQGQFARVAASISHLHAHYTEPLNVETLAGCANMSVSTFHEHFKRSTLLSPVQYLKRLRLLKAQTLLVAEGLGVAQVAHRVGYQSTSQFSREYKRYFERSPGDERAA